Within Brockia lithotrophica, the genomic segment CGCCGCAGGAGGCGCTGCGGGATCTGGAAAAGGCGTTCAAGAACTTTTTCCGCGGGCGGAAGACCGGCCGGAAGGTCGGCTACCCCAAGCCGCGGCGAAAGAAAGATGGCCGGGACCGCTTCCGGCTCGACAACAGTTCCGGAACGATCCGGCTCCTCGTAGACGGACTAGACCTACGCCATCCCGGAAAGGCGCGCCACATCGTGCTACCCCGGATCGGCGCCGTCCGCCTCAAAGAAAAGCCCGTCTGCCGGAAGAAGAGCGGATCCGTGCGCACGTATCTTCCGCAGGGGCGCATCCTTCACGCCACGGTCAGCCGGGAGGCTGACCGCTGGTTTGTGAGCGTGACGGTGGAGGAAGAAGTTCCGGATCCCGCCCCTCCTAAGGGCCCGGCCGCCGGGATTGACCTCGGGCTCAATTCCTTCGCGACGAAGGCGGAAGAAGGTGGCGGCGTCACCCAAATCGAAGCGCCCAAGCCCCTAGCCAAAAGGCTCCGCCTCCTCCAAAGACGCCAGCGTGCCCACAGCCGGAAAGAAAGAGGTTCGAAGAACCGGCAAAAATCGGCCCTTCGCCTGGCCCGGCTGCACCGGAAGATCCGGAACAT encodes:
- a CDS encoding Mobile element protein, translated to MLPRIGAVRLKEKPVCRKKSGSVRTYLPQGRILHATVSREADRWFVSVTVEEEVPDPAPPKGPAAGIDLGLNSFATKAEEGGGVTQIEAPKPLAKRLRLLQRRQRAHSRKERGSKNRQKSALRLARLHRKIRNIRLDFLHKLTAELVRLHPVIAIEDLNVAGMLKNDRLARHIADVGWGTFRALLEAKAKLRGVRLVKVNCFEPTSKTCSSCGYVLPELPLSVRAWTCPVCGAHHDRDENAAKNLLKFALAVGT